One segment of Corynebacterium atrinae DNA contains the following:
- the ftsY gene encoding signal recognition particle-docking protein FtsY gives MNLTLVSVALAALVLLLILIAVIVVGLNRRKSKTVSFEKKDEAPKELTQQEKSGNYQATGDFNFAPAKQAEKEPVPVVPVVPVVPVVPVVPVVPEKVVEPEPVADVVDNVEVEEIPIPEPVSEATEGVEVAEPEVIAVDEDSEVAPHPVEAEAVVEQAIEADVAPEPVETEVVVDEVAIEMDSQSTSEPDSDSMVVEPEVEQSVIPEPEIVEEAEEAAAAAAVTVDAVEEAVEQTPVPEVAPEQEPAPTEVEEIAPASGRLGRLRGRLSRSQNVIGQGVLGILSAGDLDEDAWEEIEDTLIMADLGTAVTMKVVESLRLKIAERGVSSEEEARAMLRKTLIEAGGPELDRSIKAMPYEGKPAVVLVVGVNGTGKTTTTGKLARVLVSMGHTVLLGAADTFRAAAADQLETWGRRVGASTVRGSEGADPASVAFDAVAKGIEQQADVVLIDTAGRLHTATGLMDQLGKVKRVVEKKAVVDEVLLVLDATVGQNGLTQARVFRDVVDISGVVLTKLDGTAKGGIVFQVQEELGVPVKLVGLGEGADDLAPFDIEAFVDALLG, from the coding sequence AAAGAAGGACGAAGCACCAAAAGAATTAACCCAACAGGAGAAGTCCGGCAACTATCAAGCCACCGGAGATTTCAACTTCGCCCCCGCGAAGCAGGCTGAGAAGGAGCCCGTGCCTGTCGTGCCTGTCGTGCCTGTCGTGCCTGTCGTGCCTGTCGTGCCCGTCGTGCCGGAAAAGGTCGTCGAACCAGAACCGGTGGCGGACGTTGTTGACAATGTCGAGGTTGAGGAGATCCCGATTCCGGAGCCAGTTTCTGAGGCAACCGAGGGCGTTGAGGTGGCGGAGCCGGAAGTTATTGCCGTGGACGAAGATTCCGAGGTTGCTCCTCACCCTGTGGAGGCCGAAGCCGTGGTGGAGCAGGCTATCGAAGCTGACGTTGCACCCGAGCCTGTCGAGACTGAAGTCGTCGTCGACGAAGTCGCAATTGAGATGGATTCGCAGTCCACTTCCGAACCAGACTCCGACTCAATGGTTGTCGAACCGGAAGTTGAACAAAGCGTGATCCCGGAGCCCGAGATCGTGGAGGAAGCTGAAGAGGCTGCAGCTGCGGCCGCAGTGACTGTCGATGCCGTTGAGGAGGCCGTTGAGCAGACTCCGGTTCCCGAGGTTGCGCCCGAGCAGGAGCCGGCTCCCACCGAGGTAGAGGAGATTGCTCCCGCGTCGGGCAGGTTGGGTCGTTTGCGTGGACGTCTGTCGCGCTCTCAAAACGTCATTGGTCAGGGTGTCCTGGGCATTTTGTCCGCAGGTGACTTGGATGAGGATGCCTGGGAGGAAATTGAGGACACGCTCATCATGGCGGACCTGGGTACCGCGGTGACCATGAAGGTCGTAGAGTCCCTGCGCCTAAAGATTGCCGAGCGCGGTGTATCCAGCGAAGAAGAGGCACGGGCCATGCTGCGAAAAACCCTCATCGAGGCGGGCGGTCCTGAGCTCGATCGTTCCATCAAGGCCATGCCCTATGAGGGTAAGCCGGCCGTGGTGCTCGTTGTGGGAGTCAACGGCACCGGCAAGACCACCACCACCGGCAAGTTGGCTCGTGTGCTCGTGTCCATGGGGCACACGGTGTTGTTGGGTGCGGCGGATACCTTCCGTGCGGCGGCGGCAGATCAGCTCGAGACGTGGGGGCGTCGAGTTGGCGCGTCGACGGTGCGGGGCTCGGAGGGGGCGGATCCCGCGTCGGTGGCCTTCGACGCCGTGGCGAAGGGCATCGAGCAGCAAGCTGACGTCGTGCTCATTGACACCGCCGGGCGCCTGCATACCGCAACCGGGCTGATGGATCAGCTGGGCAAGGTCAAGCGAGTGGTGGAGAAGAAGGCCGTTGTTGATGAGGTCTTGCTGGTCCTGGATGCGACGGTGGGACAGAACGGCCTGACTCAGGCTCGGGTGTTCCGGGATGTCGTGGATATTTCCGGTGTGGTGCTGACGAAGTTGGATGGCACGGCTAAGGGCGGCATCGTGTTCCAGGTGCAGGAGGAGCTGGGTGTTCCCGTCAAACTGGTTGGTTTGGGCGAGGGTGCTGACGATCTGGCCCCGTTTGACATCGAGGCTTTTGTGGACGCGCTCCTCGGGTAG